A region of Vicia villosa cultivar HV-30 ecotype Madison, WI unplaced genomic scaffold, Vvil1.0 ctg.000986F_1_1, whole genome shotgun sequence DNA encodes the following proteins:
- the LOC131632679 gene encoding uncharacterized protein LOC131632679: protein MAWQRVQKRLFRNVSSRWDSFPYGGMQVEDGCVGETVEVVIPPKRNKFGKRFGFARFKGIIDEKLLTIKLDNIIIDGNKIHVNQPRFDRGSRDGRSRNFGKENHSGGGRKEEIKGSFNRRVGKSVSFADIVQGNNKRKEDKVDTPMLCFKSSTDSLDRWKKAYIGEVLYSGESYNIQTHMDMEGFFSIKVHPMGANLCLLEEMEEGIIKEPMDEGKWWWKQWFKNIRPWQTNDVDSERVMWVRLYGVPYQAWCSEFFEKIANFLGDYICVDDNTSAASNLDIARIMVRVPFNFVLKEQMVVSFDGENFSLVLREDTYGPVRILDKKIEVSNGDSNSSSEYDL from the exons ATGGCGTGGCAGAGAGTTCAGAAGAGATTGTTCCGTAATGTTTCTTCTAGGTGGGATTCTTTTCCGTATGGTGGTATGCAGGTAGAGGATGG CTGTGTAGGTGAGACGGTGGAGGTGGTGATACCTCCTAAGCGCAATAAATTCGGTAAACGCTTCGGCTTTGCGAGATTTAAAGGCATAATCGATGAGAAACTTCTTACTATAAAACTTGATAACATCATTATTGATGGGAACAAGATCCATGTGAATCAACCCAGATTCGATAGAGGCAGCAGGGATGGAAGGAGCAGAAATTTTGGTAAGGAGAATCATTCTGGGGGCGGTCGTAAGGAGGAGATTAAGGGGAGTTTTAACAGAAGAGTGGGGAAATCTGTGTCTTTTGCTGACATCGTTCaaggaaacaacaaaagaaagGAGGACAAGGTTGACACACCAATGCTCTGTTTCAAGTCTTCAACAGATAGCTTGGATAGATGGAAGAAAGCTTATATTGGTGAGGTGTTATATTCAGGAGAATCATACAACATTCAAACGCATATGGATATGGAAGGTTTTTTCTCCATAAAAGTTCATCCAATGGGCGCGAACCTTTGTTTGTTGGAGGAGATGGAAGAAGGAATAATCAAGGAACCTATGGATGAAGGAAAATGGTGGTGGAAGCAATGGTTCAAGAACATTAGACCATGGCAAACAAACGACGTTGATTCGGAGAGGGTTATGTGGGTGAGGTTGTATGGAGTGCCATATCAAGCTTGGTGCAGTGAGTTCTTTGAGAAAATTGCAAATTTTTTGGGCGATTACATTTGTGTTGATGATAACACTAGTGCTGCTTCTAATTTGGACATTGCGAGAATAATGGTTAGGGTTCCTTTTAACTTTGTTTTAAAGGAACAGATGGTTGTTTCATTCGATGGAGAAAACTTCTCTTTGGTGCTCCGTGAAGACACTTATGGACCAGTTAGGATTCTGGATAAGAAAATAGAAGTCTCTAACGGCGATTCAAACTCTTCTTCCGAATATGATTTGTAA